Proteins co-encoded in one Arachis hypogaea cultivar Tifrunner chromosome 11, arahy.Tifrunner.gnm2.J5K5, whole genome shotgun sequence genomic window:
- the LOC112720601 gene encoding thioredoxin-like protein AAED1, chloroplastic, giving the protein MALSFLPSTPTLQSLKPSLPSISPPSSHAPSLMLLTSSKLTGPSPTGPFVLTRRHHLSTRASTSQYTPTVAEELADVTIFTAAGDPVAFKDLWDQNQGIAVVALLRHFGCPCCWELASALKEAKARFDSAGVKLIAVGVGGPSKARMLAERLPFPVDCLYADPDRKAYNVLDLYYGFGRTFFNPASAKVLSKSRFDALRSATKNYTIEATPDDRSGVLQQGGMFVFKGKELLYARKDEGTGDHAPLDDIFEVCCRNPIA; this is encoded by the exons ATGGCGTTATCGttccttccatccaccccaaccctTCAATCTCTCAAACCATCTCTCCCCTCAATCTCACCCCCATCTTCTCACGCCCCTTCCCTTATGCTTCTTACTTCCTCCAAATTGACGGGCCCAAGCCCAACCGGCCCATTTGTCCTCACCAGAAGACACCACCTTTCTACCAGAGCTTCCACCTCGCAGTACACTCCCACTGTAGCCGAGGAACTCGCCGACGTAACCATTTTCACCGCCGCCGGCGACCCTGTTGCCTTCAAAGACCTTTGGGATCAAAACCAG GGCATAGCTGTGGTGGCCCTATTGAGGCACTTTGGATGCCCTTGCTG TTGGGAATTAGCTTCAGCCTTGAAAGAAGCCAAAGCTAGGTTTGATTCAGCTGGTGTTAAACTAATTGCAGTTGGAGTTGGTGGCCCCAGTAAAGCCCGCATGCTTGCTGAGCGA TTACCATTTCCAGTGGATTGTCTTTATGCAGATCCTGACCGCAAG GCATATAATGTTTTGGACCTATATTATGGTTTTGGTCGTACATTCTTTAACCCTGCCAGT GCAAAGGTGTTATCAAAATCTAGATTTGATGCTTTGCGGAGTGCTACAAAGAACTATACGATAGAAGCCACACCAGATGATAGAAGTGGTGTGTTGCAGCAg GGAGGGATGTTTGTGTTCAAAGGGAAGGAGCTATTATATGCGAGAAAAGACGAAGGTACAGGCGATCATGCCCCCTTAGATGATATTTTTGAAGTATGTTGTCGCAATCCTATTGCCTAA